The nucleotide sequence GCAGCGTTTTTTCAGGTTCGCCTGAGAAAACGCTGTTTTCGTCTTTATAGACAAGCAAGAGTGGGGAGTTCTGTATCTTTGGTTGAACCACTAACCTACATGAATAAGAGTGGGGAAGTCATGCGTTACTTCCCTGATGTGAAAGCAGAAGAAATTGTGGTAGTCTGTGATCAGATGGATCTACCTCCAGGATTGATCAGAATCCGAAGGGGAGGGAGCAGTGCTGGTCATAATGGCCTCAAGAGTCTTATCAGCTCATTGGGCAGCAACAACTTCACGCGTATCTATATTGGAATCGGTAGGCCGGATGAAGGGGTATCGGTGGTGGACCATGTCCTCTCTCGTGATTCGTCTCTTGCCTTACAGGAAGGAATTATGCTTGCTTCCTCAGCACTGCAGGATCTTATAAGTGGAAAGTCAACGGAGGAGGTAATGCTTGCCTACAATAGACGCAATCGTTCCTAAGACAATCCAAGATTTTCTTATATCGCACCACATCCCAAGGGATATGCACCTTGCTGTCGCCTTTTCTGGTGGCAGTGACTCACTTGCCTTGCTGATTGGGCTCTCGGCCTTGTTTCCAGAAGAGCAGGTTTCTGTCTTTTACGTCAATCATCGGCTGCGTTCAGAGCAAGAGCTGTCCCAAGAGTTGCAGCTTTGTCTTGCGAATTGTCAACGGTTGGGATATGGTCTTGAGGTTCTTGACTTGGGCAAGGGAAGCGTTGAGGCGCGCGCGAAAAGAGATGGGGAAGGTATTGAAGCTGCTGCACGAACGCTGCGCTATGAGGCTTTGTATGCTGCATGCCGAAATCATGGTTGTGCCTATCTTGCTACTGCACACAATGCTGACGACCAGATAGAGACCTTGCTGATGCGTTTGTTTCAGGCAGCCTCGGTTTCTTCTCTCAAAGGTGCAGCTGCCTTCACACAGTCCCCAGTTAACGCCACCCTGATCAGACCTTTGCTTACGCTTCCCCATCGTACCCTCAGAGCTTATGTAGAGGCCGAGGCGTTTCAGTGGGCAGAGGATACAACAAATGAACAAGATGCCTATCTGCGAAATAAGATTCGTCATACCATCAAACCGCAGATCCTTGCACTCTTTCCGAATGCCTACGATGCAGTTTCAATCATGTCCAGGCGTTTTTCCGATATCGCTGGTGTATTGCAGACTTTGGAAGATGAGGCTCTCTCGTGTGTGAAAATACTCAAGGGTGAGGTGCGATTTTCCCTGGATTGGTATAAAGGTGTGATGCCACAGATGCGTGAGGGATTGTTGTATCGCCTGTACGCAGAGGTTTGCTCTTCTGAGACACAGCGTATTCGACAGGCTATGATTGCGCGGTTACAGGAGCACCTTGATGCCAGTACCACTTCCAGTCGTTTGCATATTGAGGCTGGAGGCAGCATTATAATGGTATCTGAAGGATGGGTTGTTTGGATTCGTGAGACTCAGTACCCCCACTATCTGGTTCCTTTGCTTCATCCAGGAGAGGATCAGGAAATTTTCCTGCCGGGGGGGATAGTGTTTCGTATTGATGCGCTACAAGATGAAACAGATACAAGATTGCTGAGGATTGATGCAGATTCTCTGGATCATGCGGTTATACGCTCTGCAGAAGATGGTGATTGGGTTGAGCTGGAAGCTGGTAGGGTTTCTGTATCCAAATTGCTCTCTTCGTACCGTATTCCAAAGAGCAAGCATCCAACGGTTCCTCTCTTGTGCGACCGTAGTGGGGTTGTAGCGGTTTTTGCACGTATGTATGGTGGTAGGGACCGGTTGGCACGCCGTTTCAAGGCTCCCCTTGCCCGAAGATTGACAAATATATATAGTAGTAGAATAAAGGAACAATGACAGTGAAATTGAGAAAAGATAGCCAAGAGAACGGACCGGATAAACAGTCGGACAACCAGGATCCCAACCAGTATTGGCAAGGTCCTCCCAAGAATGACAAAAAGCCACCTTTCATGACCCCGAATAATCCGAAAAACCGGTTTGCCCTGATAGTGTTTGCCACCTTGGCAATCCTGTTTGCCTATATGTTTTTTGATAGTGCCGCAGGTGCTGAGCAGTCAGTACCGTACACTACTTTCATCTCTTATGTTGATTCCGGCCAGGTAACACAGGTTGAGATCAAGGAACAATCCCTGATTCGGTTTGCATTGAAAAATGGACTTACGGCACAGACCAGGATACCATATTTTGATGAGACCCTGCTAGAATCACTGAAACAGCAGGGTGTCTCGGTAACAGGTTCTGTACAGGAAATTTCTTTCCTGCAAGTACTGTTGCAATTGCTTCCCTGGATTATCTTCATTGGATTTACCATCATGTTGTATCGTCAGTCCAGCGGGCTGAACGGAAAGATGATGTCAACGCTTGGTAAGAGCAAGGCAAAAGAATACATGGAGACTGACACGAAGACTACATTCAAGGATGTAGCTGGTCAGATTGAAGCAAAGTATGAATTGGAGGAGGTGGTCTCTTTTCTCAAGCATCCTGACCACTTTACAAAGGTTGGTGCAAAGATTCCCCGTGG is from uncultured Sphaerochaeta sp. and encodes:
- the pth gene encoding aminoacyl-tRNA hydrolase; amino-acid sequence: MQLILGLGNPGAKYANSRHNVGFDAVEACAAFFQVRLRKRCFRLYRQARVGSSVSLVEPLTYMNKSGEVMRYFPDVKAEEIVVVCDQMDLPPGLIRIRRGGSSAGHNGLKSLISSLGSNNFTRIYIGIGRPDEGVSVVDHVLSRDSSLALQEGIMLASSALQDLISGKSTEEVMLAYNRRNRS
- the tilS gene encoding tRNA lysidine(34) synthetase TilS, whose product is MPTIDAIVPKTIQDFLISHHIPRDMHLAVAFSGGSDSLALLIGLSALFPEEQVSVFYVNHRLRSEQELSQELQLCLANCQRLGYGLEVLDLGKGSVEARAKRDGEGIEAAARTLRYEALYAACRNHGCAYLATAHNADDQIETLLMRLFQAASVSSLKGAAAFTQSPVNATLIRPLLTLPHRTLRAYVEAEAFQWAEDTTNEQDAYLRNKIRHTIKPQILALFPNAYDAVSIMSRRFSDIAGVLQTLEDEALSCVKILKGEVRFSLDWYKGVMPQMREGLLYRLYAEVCSSETQRIRQAMIARLQEHLDASTTSSRLHIEAGGSIIMVSEGWVVWIRETQYPHYLVPLLHPGEDQEIFLPGGIVFRIDALQDETDTRLLRIDADSLDHAVIRSAEDGDWVELEAGRVSVSKLLSSYRIPKSKHPTVPLLCDRSGVVAVFARMYGGRDRLARRFKAPLARRLTNIYSSRIKEQ